The genomic interval TATGCGCTTACTAAAAAGTCACTCAACGAATGCTTTTTTCAATTTAACCAGTGAAAAATATTTCCTTGATAACTACAAAGAACCCATATTTTTACTTTACATTCATACACCAAGTATTATCGTTGGAAAGAATCAAAATACTTTGGAAGAAATTAATTATGAATATGTCAAAACACACAAAATTCGTGTAGCCAGACGTCTATCTGGTGGTGGTGCTGTTTTTCATGATAAAAACAATTTAAACTTTTCTTTTATCACAAAAAAAGATGAGGGGAATATAGAAGAACAATTTATAAAATTTACGAAGCCAATTATAGAATTTTTGAAATGTTTAGGAGCGAATGCAACTTTTTCTGGAAGAAATGATATCTTAATCGATGGAAAAAAATGTTCAGGTAACGCTCAAGCGTATCAAAAAGACATCATGCTTCATCATGGTACACTTTTATTTGATTCTGATATGAGTTTACTTACTGAATCACTAAAACCAAATAAATTTAAAATGAAAAGTAAAGGAATTGATTCAGTAAGAAGTCGTGTCACTAATATTAAGCTCCATCTTAATAAGGATTTAACAATTGA from Mycoplasmatota bacterium carries:
- a CDS encoding lipoate--protein ligase, whose product is MRLLKSHSTNAFFNLTSEKYFLDNYKEPIFLLYIHTPSIIVGKNQNTLEEINYEYVKTHKIRVARRLSGGGAVFHDKNNLNFSFITKKDEGNIEEQFIKFTKPIIEFLKCLGANATFSGRNDILIDGKKCSGNAQAYQKDIMLHHGTLLFDSDMSLLTESLKPNKFKMKSKGIDSVRSRVTNIKLHLNKDLTIEQFRDELISFMKQNFTDYYELDFTKDEIEAIEKMSQEKYGTWDYVFGKSPKFQFKNINKFKGGIVECQFDVSKGIIQNMHIYGDFFGLKDINELTNQLNGTKYEESAIKEKLIDLNDYINNITVEEFISLLF